GGAaaggtttgaatttttttttatttcgatAAAGAATAGGTTTGAATCTGAACAAAActattctttttagtttagtttattaagatggtcaaattcaaaaaatatcgTAGTCAACCTAAATTACCAGATACTTTTACGTGAGACAATATAATAGAATAATTTAATCAATCGCGTTCACACGTAAAAATACGTCTGAGATGACGCCTTTAATCATCTACgatcccaaaacaaaaacttttattcaaataaataaataaattgaaactCAACCTCTTCCACTAGTTGTAGAATCTATTTGGCCGGCCACACTCTCCTCCACATAGCTTCCTGCCAAATTTACATTGAAATATTTTCCTAACCCCCATATTATATAGTCGCTTTCTTGATTTCGTTGAACTTAATTTACCTCTCTGTTGTTTTATTTGACcactaagaaataaaaatcattaccCTATAACTATAatttagagaagaaaaaaaagtaactaattaaaACGTACTTAGCAAAGCGTGTGCATAAGGGTAATATCGTAACTTCCAAACCAATCTCACAGTtggtctcttctcttctctccgcCTGCTTCTTTTATATGAGAAGAAACCCAAAAGGCGGTGATTTATGATTTGTTCCCTTCTCTCTGTTCAAAACTTTAGGAGGATTCAATTTATAATTTCtcttaacccaaaaaaacaaacaacaaaaaaacctaacaaacaataaagaagaaacagagaaatcgAAGAAATTTTCATCAATGAATTCAATGGCGGATCCAGGTCCTGCCAGTTTCTCAACAAGAGCCAATGCCTTACTTAGGAAAAACTTAGTCtatcaggtatatatataattcgttTTCTTCTCCTCTACGGTATCTAATTACATTTCATAACAGTGTTCGTTTCGTCTACGTACGTTAATGTGAGTAAGAGATAGATTGTGTTCTGTGATTTAatcgattattttttttttctatattcgGGAACTTGATGATGATGGATCAGTTTCTACAATATAATTAGTGGCTAAATTTTATTGATTATCCAACATAATTACAGATTTTcctacaattttttatataaaggtGGCATGATATAATGTTATGGTAGTTTTGATTATTTCCGTCTTTTGTGTGAATATTGCGTTGGGTGTAGAAACGGTATCTATGGAGCAATGTTCGGGTCATCATGATCCCTTTCCTCCTCTGCGTATTCCTAGTCTTGATACAGCTCCTTTTCGATACTCAAGTCAACAACTCTGCTGATAACCGATGTGGTTGCGATTTGGTTGACACGAATGGGGATGGTAAACTCGAAAACACTTGCGGTATACAGTATTCTTCTCCGGATCAAGCCTTCTTTTGTTCCATCCCTAGTCCTCCGCAGTGGCCTCAGTTGTTACAAATCCCGCGCCCTGAAAGCCGCGATGTTAGAGATCTTAATGATGATTCTTGTAGACGGACAGGGACTTGTCCTGTGACTATACTCTTTACTGGACACAACCGTTCTCTTGGAGGAAgtatgtttcctttttttttttttgctttttctccCTTGTTCTTTGTTGTGTTCAGTGGGGAacttatgtttttatgttttttttttgtctagctGTGTCTGGGAATCTGCTCACTAGTTCTATACCGGATAACTCCACTGACCTTTTGCGTACTTTAGCTGATAATGTCTTGGTGAGTTTCCGTTGTTGGAATCTGTTTGTTTCCACTGTGTGAATCTGTTTCTTAGCTTTTGTTTGAGCCCATATGTTTCAGGGTACAACAGCTGAGCCAGATTTCACCAACTATCTTGATTCAGGGATCGCCTCAAATCTTTCCATCTACAGTATCCAACCTCGGTGCATTCTCAATGCTTCTTTACCATTCTCTTTCGGACAACCACCTCTCAATTTTACCAAAGGTATTGAATTATTTTCAATCTCATATATGTTATAAGATGTCAACTAGAGGGATACTCAAATTTTAGTTCTGTTTATATTAGTGTTAGTCTAATGTCATCTGGTTGAGTTCTATGATCTATTCCAATTTTGTTAAACATTATAAATTGTCCTCTGAGGAAAAATTCTTGTATAGTCATTTTAACTTAATGGTTGTGTCAAAACCAGAGTTAAGATGTGTTCAAGGATTAAATCTCTGGAGAAATACCTCCAGAGAGGTCAATGACGAGATTTTCAAGGGCTATCGGAAAGGAAATCCTGAGGGGAAGATAAATGAGATTGCTGCAGGTTGGTCAACTTCTCAGTCAGTCTATAACAATAACAATGCTTTATATGCACATATGAGATTTCTGACTCTTCctgtctgatttttttgttcccTTAGCATATGATCTCTTGGACACGGATAGGAATAACTTCAATGTGCGCATCTGGTATAATTCAACATACAAGGACGATGCAGGAAGAAGACTTATTAAGTTGGTCAGAGTTCCTCGCTCTGTCAATTTGGTAAGAAAATAACTTATGTACTCTAAAGACATCCTCAATATgttttttgatttcttgattgaacTGAGGCTTACACTTTGCGAAACTACAGGTGTCAAATGCTTACCTTCAATTTCTACTAGGCCCAGGGACAAGGATGTTGTTTGAATATGCCAAAGAAATGCCTAAACCAGAAACAAGTCTTCGTCTGGACATCGCGTCTCTGATTGGTCCCCTGTTCTTCACATGGGTTATTCTTCTTCTGTTCCCTGTAAGTTTGCATTCAATAGACTACTTTACGTTTTATTTCACAAATATTCACTCTGATGTATAGTGATCTATAAATTCATATTCAGAGCCATTTGTTTGCAGGTGATCTTGTCGTCATTAGTGTATGAGAAACAGCAACATCTAAGaattataatgaaaatgcaTGGGCTAGGAGATGGTCCATATTGGATGATTTCATATGCTTACTTTCTTACCATATCCATGTTATACGTTATATGTCTGATGATATTTGGGTCAGCAATAGGTAACTGAAGTCTTTCTCTCAATATATACAGGTCTTGTTTTTCCAATCTGTGTCTTTATAGTTGTTGGTTCCCTGCAGGACTGAAGTTCTTCCGGCTTAATGACTACAGCATTCAGTTCGTATTCTATTTTCTCTATGTAAATCTGCAAATCGCCCTTGCCTTTCTAGTTTCCTCTCTATTTTCAAAGGTCAAGACAGCAACAGGTACTTAAATAACATTGTGCTTCTTGAATTTGATCAAGAAGTCGTTGGGGTTTAAAACAAgctaatgagttttttttttctcatatgtCTTGAACATAGTTGTTGCTTACATATACGTGTTTGGATCTGGACTTTTGGGCTTGTTTCTACTCAACTTCCTTATTGAAGATTCATCATTTCCTAGTAAGTTATTATGATCTTGAAGAACGATACTTATGTGTTTATTCTGACAACTGATCAAGATTGCGATGTAATTA
The Camelina sativa cultivar DH55 chromosome 6, Cs, whole genome shotgun sequence genome window above contains:
- the LOC109124649 gene encoding ABC transporter A family member 7-like; translation: MNSMADPGPASFSTRANALLRKNLVYQKRYLWSNVRVIMIPFLLCVFLVLIQLLFDTQVNNSADNRCGCDLVDTNGDGKLENTCGIQYSSPDQAFFCSIPSPPQWPQLLQIPRPESRDVRDLNDDSCRRTGTCPVTILFTGHNRSLGGTVSGNLLTSSIPDNSTDLLRTLADNVLGTTAEPDFTNYLDSGIASNLSIYSIQPRCILNASLPFSFGQPPLNFTKELRCVQGLNLWRNTSREVNDEIFKGYRKGNPEGKINEIAAAYDLLDTDRNNFNVRIWYNSTYKDDAGRRLIKLVRVPRSVNLVSNAYLQFLLGPGTRMLFEYAKEMPKPETSLRLDIASLIGPLFFTWVILLLFPVILSSLVYEKQQHLRIIMKMHGLGDGPYWMISYAYFLTISMLYVICLMIFGSAIGLKFFRLNDYSIQFVFYFLYVNLQIALAFLVSSLFSKVKTATVVAYIYVFGSGLLGLFLLNFLIEDSSFPRGWILVMELYPGFSIYRGLYEFAQFSFRGNLRGEDGMKWNDFSDSAMDDVFYIIIVEWFLALIAAYYIDKISSSGKDPLFFLQNPFKKSPSLRRPSLQRQGSKVAVEMEKPDVTEEREKVERLMLESSTSHSIVCDDLKKVYPGRDGNPPKLAVRGLSLAVPSGECFGMLGPNGAGKTSFINMMTGLLKPTSGTGLVQGLDICNDMDRVYTSMGVCPQHDLLWETLTGREHLLFYGRLKNLKGSDLDQAVEESLKSVNLFHGGVADKPAGKYSGGLKRRLSVAISLIGNPKVVYMDEPSTGLDPASRKNLWTVIKRAKENTAIILTTHSMEEAEFLCDRLGIFVDGGLQCIGNPKELKGRYGGSYVFTMTTSSEHEQKVEKLIQEVSPNAKKIYHIAGTQKFELPKEEVRISEVFQAVEKAKRNFTVFAWGLADTTLEDVFIKVARTGQAFNVFS